One Lutra lutra chromosome 18, mLutLut1.2, whole genome shotgun sequence genomic window carries:
- the LOC125090647 gene encoding olfactory receptor 2AE1 has translation MWQRNQTSLADFILEGLFDDSLTHLFLFSLTIVVFLIAVSGNTLTILLICADAQLHTPMYFLLSQLSLMDLMHVSTTIPKMATNYLSGKKTISFVGCATQHFLYLSLGGAECILLALMSYDRYVAICHPLRYTVLMNRRVGLMMAVMSWLGASINSLIHTKNLMHFPFCGSRKIHHFYCEFPAVVKLVCGDITVYETTVYISSIILLLFPIFLVSTSYAFILHSVIQMRSAGSKRNAFATCSSHFIVVSFWFGACIFSYMRPRSQHTPLQDKVGSVFYSIITPMLNPLIYTLRNKDVAKALRRVLGRDILTQRQ, from the coding sequence ATGTGGCAGAGGAATCAGACCTCTCTGGCAGACTTCATCCTTGAAGGCCTCTTTGATGACTCTCTTAcccaccttttccttttctccttaacCATAGTGGTCTTCCTTATTGCAGTGAGTGGCAACACGCTCACCATTCTCCTCATCTGTGCTGATGCCCAGCTTCATACGCCCATGTACTTCCTGCTTAGCCAGCTCTCTCTCATGGATCTGATGCATGTCTCCACAACCATCCCGAAGATGGCTACTAACTACCTCTCTGGCAAGAAGACCATCTCCTTTGTGGGCTGCGCTACCCAGCACTTCCTCTATTTGTCTCTGGGTGGTGCCGAGTGTATTCTCTTGGCTCTCAtgtcctatgaccgctatgtggccatttgTCATCCGCTTCGTTATACTGTCCTCATGAACAGAAGGGTGGGACTGATGATGGCTGTCATGTCGTGGTTGGGAGCATCTATAAACTCTCTAATTCACACAAAAAACTTGATGCACTTCCCTTTCTGTGGGTCTCGAAAAATCCACCACTTCTACTGTGAGTTTCCAGCTGTTGTGAAGTTAGTGTGTGGAGACATCACTGTTTATGAGACCACAGTGTACATCAGCAGCATCATacttctcctcttccccatttTCCTGGTTTCTACATCCTATGCCTTTATCCTTCACAGTGTCATTCAGATGCGTTCAGCTGGGAGTAAGAGAAATGCCTTTGCTACTTGTAGTTCTCACTTCATTGTGGTTTCCTTCTGGTTTGGTGCCTGCATCTTCTCATACATGAGGCCCAGATCCCAGCACACTCCATTGCAAGACAAAGTTGGTTCTGTGTTCTATAGCATTATTACTCCCATGCTGAATCCTTTGATTTATACTCTCCGGAATAAGGATGTAGCTAAGGCTCTGAGAAGAGTGCTGGGGAGAGATATTCTCACTCAGAGACAGTAA